One segment of Zonotrichia albicollis isolate bZonAlb1 chromosome 4, bZonAlb1.hap1, whole genome shotgun sequence DNA contains the following:
- the LOC102063226 gene encoding LOW QUALITY PROTEIN: peptidyl-prolyl cis-trans isomerase-like 4 (The sequence of the model RefSeq protein was modified relative to this genomic sequence to represent the inferred CDS: inserted 2 bases in 1 codon) encodes MAVLLETTVGDLVIDLYTEERPRACLNFLKLCKVKYYNYCLIYNVQRDFIIQTGDPTGTGRGGESIFCQLYGDQARFFEAEKVPRIRHKKKGTVSMVNNGSDQHGSQFLITTGENLDYLDGVHTVFGEVTEGMDVLKTINETFVDKDFIPYQDIRINHTVILEDPFDDPPGLCVPDRSPEPTKEQLDSGRIGADEEIDDMKGRPADEIEEVQAEKEAKSRAILLEMVGDLPDADIKPPENVLFVCKLNPVTKGEDLEIIFSRFGPIKSCEVIRDWKTGESLCYAFIEFEKEEDCEKAYFKMDNVLIDDRRIHVDFSQSVAKVKWKGKAGQYTKEDFKDYEKECDKPSKFALKEKVKPKRDAEYDLVLDEDIEESHTSQSHLAKKQKKKKHHLREEDNKRTKKSKQSDKKHEEHCRERSKGEKRHRHSSSSHYKXRDYTYSRQKDKYR; translated from the exons atggcagtgctgctggagaccACGGTGGGCGACCTGGTCATCGACCTGTACACGGAGGAGCGGCCCCGAGCATGTCTGAATTTCCTGAAGCTCTGCAAGGTCAAGTACTACAACTATTGTCTCATTTATAATGTCCAGCGGGATTTTATTATACAAACTGGTGACCCCACAGGAACCGGCCGTGGAGGGGAATCCATATTTTGTCAACTCTATGGTGATCAAGCCAGAttttttgaggcagaaaaggtgCCCAGAATCAGGCACAAGAAGAAGGGAACAGTGTCAATGGTGAACAATGGAAGTGATCAGCATGGATCACAGTTCCTCATTACCACAGGGGAAAACCTGGATTACCTTGATGGTGTACATACAGTGTTTGGAGAAGTGACAGAAGGCATGGATGTATTGAAGACAATTAATGAAACCTTTGTAGATAAGGATTTTATCCCATATCAGGATATCAGGATAAACCATACAGTAATTTTAGAAGATCCCTTTGATGATCCACCTGGCTTGTGTGTTCCTGATCGCTCACCAGAACCTACAAAGGAACAGCTCGACAGTGGCAGAATAGGAGCAGATGAAGAAATTGATGACATGAAAGGACGGCCTGCAGATGAAATAGAAGAAGTTCAGGctgaaaaagaagcaaaaagtcGTGCTATTCTTCTGGAAATGGTGGGAGACTTACCAGATGCAGACATCAAGCCACCAGAAAATGTGCTGTTTGTTTGTAAACTGAATCCTGTGACCAAAGGTGAAGACctggaaataatattttcacGATTTGGTCCCATTAAAAGTTGTGAAGTGATCCGAGACTGGAAGACTGGTGAATCTCTTTGTTACGCTTTCATTGAGTTTGAAAAGGAGGAAGACTGTGAGAAAGCCTACTTCAAAATGGACAATGTGCTGATTGATGACAGACGGATACATGTGGATTTTAGCCAGTCTGTTGCCAAGGTTAAATGGAAGGGAAAAGCTGGGCAGTATACCAAGGAAGATTTCAAGGACTATGAGAAGGAATGTGACAAACCTTCTAAATTTGCtctgaaagaaaaagtaaaaccaAAGCGAGATGCCGAGTATGACCTGGTGTTGGATGAGGATATAGAGGAGTCTCACACAAGTCAGTCACACCTGGCTaaaaaacagaagaagaagaagcaccATCTCCGTGAAGAAGATAACAAGAGGACCAAAAAATCTAAGCAGtctgacaaaaagcatgaagaacactgcagggagaggagcaaggGTGAGAAGAGACACAGGCATTCGAGCAGCAGCCATTATAA GAGAGATTACACTTACAGTAGACAAAAAGACAAGTACAGATGA